In bacterium, a single window of DNA contains:
- a CDS encoding M1 family metallopeptidase, with protein sequence MVARAVVLAAALAASRATGAAPPAPPPPLAYRLEARLDAEARTVSGSLRARWRNPSRTPASELYLHLYLNAFAGNRTTLMRELGAEAERWWRRHPDGWGRIDVATLRVDGNDVLGHLTYVQPDDGNADDRTLARVALPAPVPPGATIELESDFVATLPRLFMRSGHAAPFFFVAQWYPKLAVRAADGDWHAHQYHAASEFFADFATYDATLTVPAEAVVGATGVTTADRDNGDGTRTLEVHAERVHDFAWAADPRFRVVEERLAGVPVRLLVQPHHLAQAPRYLGAVDAALTRSQEWFGAFPYPQLTVVDPGPGGLGAAGMEYPMLITVGTTWWMPSGVRLPEAIAVHETGHQYWYGMLASDEVNEAWLDEGVNAYVEGLIMDETYGPGSYVDIGDLRVDAVPLARASYLAAGSWDPIATPSYRMLDRQAYAGVTYAKTNLVLRTLGGLLGGQDRVLAALGAYARQYRFAHPGERDFRAAFSAATGGAADGVLEQLLHDTGTLDYAVARIEVREVPPPLPAASPGGVPSAEPPRYRSEVVIERRGELRVPVDIRVVFDDGGETRETWDGQGRWYRIDVTSTRQATYAVVDPDGKLPLDRNHLNNSRLRDPGTRGPWRLGGRWGLWLQGALLTLSGL encoded by the coding sequence GTGGTCGCGCGCGCCGTCGTGCTCGCCGCTGCCCTGGCGGCGTCGCGCGCCACCGGCGCCGCGCCGCCGGCGCCACCGCCACCGCTGGCCTACCGCCTGGAGGCCCGCCTCGACGCCGAGGCCCGCACCGTCAGCGGTTCGCTGCGCGCCCGCTGGCGCAACCCCAGCCGCACGCCGGCGAGCGAGCTGTACCTGCACCTCTACCTGAACGCCTTCGCCGGCAACCGCACCACCCTGATGCGCGAGCTGGGCGCCGAGGCGGAGCGCTGGTGGCGGCGCCATCCCGACGGCTGGGGGCGGATCGACGTCGCCACCCTGCGGGTCGACGGCAACGACGTGCTCGGCCACCTGACCTACGTGCAGCCGGACGATGGCAACGCCGACGACCGCACGCTGGCGCGCGTCGCCCTGCCGGCGCCGGTGCCGCCGGGCGCCACCATCGAGCTCGAGAGCGACTTCGTCGCCACGCTGCCGCGGCTCTTCATGCGCAGCGGGCACGCGGCGCCGTTCTTCTTCGTCGCCCAGTGGTATCCGAAGCTCGCGGTGCGCGCCGCCGACGGCGACTGGCACGCCCACCAGTACCACGCGGCGAGCGAGTTCTTCGCCGACTTCGCGACCTACGACGCGACCCTGACGGTGCCCGCCGAGGCGGTGGTCGGCGCCACCGGCGTCACCACCGCCGATCGCGACAACGGCGACGGCACGCGCACCCTGGAGGTCCACGCCGAGCGGGTGCACGACTTCGCCTGGGCCGCCGACCCGCGGTTCCGCGTCGTCGAGGAGCGCCTCGCCGGCGTGCCGGTGCGCCTCCTCGTCCAGCCGCACCACCTGGCGCAGGCGCCGCGCTACCTCGGCGCCGTCGATGCCGCGCTCACCCGTTCGCAGGAATGGTTCGGCGCCTTTCCGTACCCGCAGCTCACGGTGGTCGACCCCGGCCCCGGCGGGCTCGGCGCCGCGGGCATGGAGTACCCGATGCTGATCACCGTCGGCACCACCTGGTGGATGCCGAGCGGCGTCCGCCTGCCCGAGGCGATCGCCGTGCACGAGACCGGACACCAGTACTGGTACGGCATGCTCGCCAGCGACGAGGTCAACGAGGCCTGGCTCGACGAGGGCGTCAACGCCTACGTCGAGGGGCTGATCATGGACGAGACCTACGGTCCCGGCAGCTACGTCGACATCGGCGATCTGCGGGTCGACGCCGTGCCGCTGGCCCGCGCCAGCTACCTCGCCGCGGGCTCGTGGGATCCGATCGCCACCCCGTCCTACCGCATGCTCGATCGCCAGGCCTACGCCGGCGTCACCTACGCCAAGACCAACCTGGTGCTGCGCACCCTCGGCGGGCTGCTGGGCGGTCAGGATCGGGTGCTCGCCGCGCTCGGCGCCTACGCCCGGCAGTACCGCTTCGCGCATCCCGGCGAGCGCGACTTCCGCGCCGCCTTCAGCGCCGCCACCGGCGGCGCGGCCGACGGCGTCCTCGAACAGCTCCTGCACGACACCGGCACGCTCGACTACGCCGTCGCCCGCATCGAGGTGCGCGAGGTGCCGCCGCCGCTGCCGGCCGCGTCGCCCGGCGGCGTGCCGTCCGCCGAGCCGCCGCGCTATCGCAGCGAGGTGGTGATCGAGCGCCGCGGCGAGCTGCGCGTGCCGGTCGACATCCGCGTCGTCTTCGACGACGGCGGCGAGACGCGCGAGACGTGGGACGGGCAGGGGCGCTGGTACCGCATCGACGTCACCAGCACCCGCCAGGCCACCTACGCGGTGGTCGACCCCGACGGCAAGCTGCCGCTCGACCGCAACCACCTGAACAACTCGCGCCTGCGCGATCCGGGCACCCGCGGCCCGTGGCGGCTCGGCGGTCGCTGGGGCCTGTGGCTGCAGGGCGCGCTGCTGACCCTGAGCGGCCTGTGA
- a CDS encoding OmpA family protein, whose amino-acid sequence MASRIQRAAAVSASIALLGGCAAWEQQSRTTKGAVYGTAAGAAAGSAIGAIAGGGSGAWKGAAIGAAVGAVGGGLMGNYMDKQAEEMQRVVDQNDRLRKEQETIYLSLGSDVLFDSGKATLQPGARSKLRELAGILDRYPRTTVAITGNTDSRGSDELNDRLSKERAQAVADELVANGVNPARIATFGAGASNPVASNATPEGRQQNRRVDIVVRPDESTQGGQPAPAPSGGAEPK is encoded by the coding sequence ATGGCTTCGAGGATCCAGCGCGCTGCGGCAGTCAGCGCCAGCATCGCCCTGCTCGGCGGCTGCGCCGCCTGGGAACAGCAGAGTCGCACCACCAAGGGCGCCGTCTACGGCACGGCCGCCGGCGCCGCGGCGGGCTCGGCGATCGGCGCCATCGCCGGCGGCGGCTCGGGCGCCTGGAAGGGGGCGGCGATCGGCGCCGCGGTCGGCGCCGTCGGCGGCGGCCTGATGGGCAACTACATGGACAAGCAGGCCGAGGAGATGCAGAGGGTCGTCGACCAGAACGACCGCCTGCGCAAGGAGCAGGAGACCATCTACCTGTCGCTCGGCAGCGACGTCCTCTTCGATTCCGGCAAGGCGACCCTGCAGCCCGGCGCCCGCAGCAAGCTGCGCGAGCTGGCCGGCATCCTCGACCGCTATCCGCGCACCACCGTCGCCATCACCGGCAACACCGACAGCCGCGGTAGCGACGAGCTCAACGACCGCCTGTCGAAGGAGCGCGCCCAGGCGGTCGCCGACGAGCTGGTCGCCAACGGCGTCAACCCGGCGCGCATCGCCACCTTCGGCGCCGGCGCTTCCAATCCGGTCGCCTCCAACGCGACGCCGGAGGGCCGGCAGCAGAACCGCCGCGTCGACATCGTGGTGCGCCCCGACGAGAGCACGCAGGGCGGGCAGCCCGCCCCGGCGCCGAGCGGCGGCGCGGAGCCGAAGTAG
- a CDS encoding archaeosortase/exosortase family protein, with product MARPTADDAPHGGLTPPRAFALRFFLFLAAASVLSWAVTLPERLGPAQRGLATAAAWLAGLTGGRASVNADEISVGALLVHINFECTGVYVLLILFVFLLAYPARWRQRLLGAAIGLVALQILNVLRIAFLVRVAELRPGLFDSMHEYVWQGLFLVLTVAYAMTWVEHSQ from the coding sequence ATGGCCCGTCCCACCGCCGACGACGCCCCGCACGGCGGCCTGACGCCGCCGCGGGCGTTCGCGCTCCGCTTCTTCCTCTTCCTGGCGGCGGCGAGCGTGCTCTCGTGGGCGGTGACCCTGCCGGAGCGGCTCGGGCCGGCGCAGCGCGGGCTGGCGACCGCCGCCGCCTGGCTGGCCGGGCTCACCGGCGGCCGCGCGTCCGTCAACGCCGACGAGATCTCGGTCGGCGCGCTGCTGGTGCACATCAACTTCGAGTGCACCGGCGTGTACGTGCTGCTGATCCTCTTCGTCTTCCTGCTCGCCTATCCGGCCAGATGGCGCCAACGCCTGCTCGGCGCCGCCATCGGCCTGGTCGCGCTGCAGATCCTCAACGTCCTGCGCATCGCCTTCCTGGTGCGCGTCGCCGAGCTGCGGCCGGGGCTCTTCGACTCCATGCACGAGTACGTCTGGCAGGGCCTCTTCCTGGTGCTCACCGTCGCCTATGCGATGACCTGGGTCGAGCATTCGCAATGA
- a CDS encoding SIMPL domain-containing protein (The SIMPL domain is named for its presence in mouse protein SIMPL (signalling molecule that associates with mouse pelle-like kinase). Bacterial member BP26, from Brucella, was shown to assemble into a channel-like structure, while YggE from E. coli has been associated with resistance to oxidative stress.) codes for MTRLPMLLALVALSTPVLADDAPPPRTIAVTGEGRVSAAPDLAVVSFGVETTAPTAAAAVADNARKSTALVDAIKQKIGARDTVATTQYSLSPVYEQRDRASQAPPKITGYIASNLVRVELHDVKAVGALIDAATSAGANRANDLQFTLEERAEAQSQALARAGADAKRQAAAAAAALGVALGRVLSASTGGGPIIMPKTFARAGMVAMAESVPPPVEASDVDVTATLQVTYEIE; via the coding sequence ATGACGCGACTGCCGATGCTGCTGGCCCTGGTTGCCCTGAGCACGCCCGTCCTCGCCGACGACGCGCCGCCGCCGCGGACCATCGCGGTGACCGGCGAGGGGCGGGTGAGCGCCGCGCCGGACCTGGCGGTGGTGTCGTTCGGGGTCGAGACCACCGCCCCCACCGCCGCCGCCGCGGTCGCCGACAACGCCAGGAAGAGCACGGCGCTGGTCGACGCGATCAAGCAGAAGATCGGCGCCCGCGACACGGTGGCGACGACGCAATACTCGCTGTCGCCGGTGTACGAACAGCGCGACCGCGCCAGCCAGGCGCCGCCGAAGATCACCGGCTACATCGCGAGCAATCTGGTGCGGGTCGAGCTGCACGATGTGAAGGCGGTCGGCGCGCTCATCGACGCCGCCACCAGCGCCGGCGCCAACCGCGCCAACGACCTCCAGTTCACGCTCGAGGAGCGCGCCGAGGCGCAGTCGCAGGCGCTGGCGCGCGCCGGCGCCGACGCCAAACGGCAGGCCGCGGCGGCCGCGGCGGCCCTCGGGGTCGCGCTCGGCCGCGTGCTCTCGGCGAGCACGGGCGGCGGCCCGATCATCATGCCGAAGACCTTCGCCCGCGCCGGCATGGTGGCGATGGCCGAGAGCGTGCCGCCGCCGGTCGAGGCCAGCGACGTCGACGTCACCGCCACCCTGCAGGTCACCTACGAGATCGAGTAG
- a CDS encoding YchF family ATPase produces MKVGIVGFPHAGKTTVFNALTGLHAAVGGYSDPGKPNLGTIKVPDARLERLREIFSPRKTTYAEVVFVDFPGGERGGVLDQATLVQMRDADALVQVVRGFADPSLADAPDPLRDIGAFQSELVLADLAILEKRAERLRKEKGKEQEAELVERCKAALEQETPLRRVELSAAEERALSGFGLLSRLPLMVVVNVAEGDAAAPLAEPVRAALAAAGLSGIAMCAQIEMEIAGLDAADRGGFLADLGLAEPARDRFIQAAYGLLDLISFLTSGEDEVRAWPIRRGTTAVRAAGKIHSDIERGFIRAEVVAYDDFVRLGSEAKCREAGKLRLEGKEYVVADGDIIHFRFNV; encoded by the coding sequence ATGAAAGTCGGCATCGTCGGCTTCCCCCACGCGGGGAAGACCACCGTCTTCAACGCCCTGACCGGTCTGCACGCCGCGGTCGGGGGGTACAGCGACCCGGGCAAGCCCAACCTCGGCACCATCAAGGTGCCGGACGCCCGCCTCGAGCGCCTGCGGGAGATCTTCTCGCCGCGCAAGACGACCTACGCCGAGGTGGTGTTCGTCGACTTTCCGGGCGGCGAGCGCGGCGGCGTGCTCGACCAGGCGACCCTGGTGCAGATGCGCGACGCCGACGCCCTGGTGCAGGTGGTGCGCGGCTTCGCCGATCCGTCCCTGGCCGACGCGCCGGATCCGCTGCGCGACATCGGCGCCTTCCAGAGCGAGCTCGTGCTCGCCGACCTCGCCATCCTGGAGAAGCGCGCCGAGCGGCTGCGCAAGGAGAAGGGCAAGGAGCAGGAGGCCGAGCTGGTCGAGCGCTGCAAGGCCGCGCTCGAACAGGAGACGCCGCTGCGCCGCGTCGAGCTGTCGGCCGCCGAGGAGCGCGCCCTGTCGGGTTTCGGGCTGCTGTCGCGCCTGCCGCTCATGGTGGTGGTGAACGTTGCCGAGGGCGACGCCGCGGCGCCGCTCGCCGAACCGGTGCGCGCCGCGCTCGCGGCCGCCGGCCTGAGCGGCATCGCCATGTGCGCCCAGATCGAGATGGAGATCGCCGGCCTGGACGCCGCCGACCGCGGCGGCTTCCTCGCCGACCTCGGCCTCGCCGAACCGGCGCGCGATCGCTTCATCCAGGCCGCCTACGGGCTGCTCGACCTCATCAGCTTCCTCACCAGCGGCGAGGACGAGGTGCGCGCCTGGCCGATCCGCCGCGGCACCACCGCGGTGCGCGCCGCCGGCAAGATCCACAGCGACATCGAGCGCGGCTTCATCCGCGCCGAGGTGGTCGCCTACGACGACTTCGTCCGCCTCGGTTCCGAGGCGAAGTGCCGCGAGGCCGGCAAGCTGCGCCTCGAGGGCAAGGAGTACGTGGTCGCCGACGGCGACATCATCCACTTCCGATTCAATGTCTGA
- the argC gene encoding N-acetyl-gamma-glutamyl-phosphate reductase, with the protein MSTQSVAVGIVGGSGYSGGELLRLLLGHPRARIAFVTSRGDRSLQAIHRNLVGTDLRFVREEEAGDADVVFLCTPARESMQKAPDWLARGAKVVDIGSDFRLKDRATFERVYKAEHTCWELVGEAPYGATELHRPAIRGARLVANPGCFAYTAILTLAPLVRAGLIDRERVVVDGLSGTSGAGAEPVTPTHHSEIGNGVFAYNVVDHRHTYEIEQELSGVAGAPVTVHFTPYYCPFTRGILAGCHGFLTRAVSRDEVLALYEDFYRDEPFVRTLAFAKDPKASWQYLPYPSVASVAGSNFVQIGVDVDERRRRVVAFGALDNLGKGAASSAIQNMNCMLGLPEDSGLRGVGLHP; encoded by the coding sequence GTGAGCACGCAATCGGTCGCGGTCGGCATCGTCGGTGGATCGGGCTACTCGGGAGGCGAGCTGCTGCGCCTGCTGCTCGGCCATCCGCGGGCGCGCATCGCCTTCGTCACCTCGCGCGGCGACCGGTCGCTGCAGGCGATCCACCGCAACCTGGTCGGCACCGATCTGCGCTTCGTGCGCGAAGAGGAAGCGGGCGATGCCGACGTCGTCTTCCTCTGCACGCCGGCGCGCGAGTCGATGCAGAAGGCGCCCGACTGGCTGGCGCGCGGCGCCAAGGTGGTCGACATCGGCTCGGACTTCCGGCTCAAGGACCGCGCCACCTTCGAGCGCGTCTACAAGGCGGAGCACACCTGCTGGGAGCTGGTCGGCGAGGCGCCCTACGGCGCCACCGAGCTGCACCGGCCGGCGATCCGCGGCGCCCGGCTGGTCGCCAACCCCGGCTGCTTCGCCTACACGGCGATCCTCACCCTGGCGCCGCTGGTGCGGGCGGGGCTGATCGACCGCGAGCGGGTGGTCGTCGACGGCCTCTCCGGCACCTCGGGCGCCGGCGCCGAGCCGGTGACGCCCACCCACCACAGCGAGATCGGCAACGGCGTCTTCGCGTACAACGTCGTCGACCACCGCCACACCTACGAGATCGAGCAGGAGCTGAGCGGCGTCGCCGGCGCGCCGGTCACCGTGCACTTCACGCCCTACTACTGTCCCTTCACGCGCGGCATCCTCGCCGGCTGCCACGGCTTCCTCACCCGCGCCGTCAGCCGCGACGAGGTGCTGGCGTTGTACGAGGACTTCTACCGCGACGAGCCGTTCGTGCGCACCCTCGCCTTCGCCAAGGATCCGAAGGCGAGCTGGCAGTATCTCCCCTACCCGAGCGTCGCCTCGGTGGCGGGATCGAACTTCGTGCAGATCGGCGTCGACGTCGACGAGCGGCGGCGCCGGGTGGTCGCCTTCGGCGCGCTCGACAACCTGGGCAAGGGCGCCGCCTCCTCGGCGATCCAGAACATGAACTGCATGCTCGGCCTGCCCGAGGACAGCGGGCTGCGCGGCGTCGGCCTGCACCCCTAG
- a CDS encoding cytochrome c, which yields MRRTARVVAFLATGMLATWSAEVRADDITNKLPPGPIRERHELMEEIGDQAENINNAFNVGSEGFDTSIIQRAGTTIAMDAHRIPDLFPKGSTDPNSRALPKIWENWDEFVKLAKQLEDQAQKVSAAAGAEDDEDLKGKVKKMFATCKSCHDQFRKPKDEKKK from the coding sequence ATGCGTAGGACGGCGAGGGTGGTGGCCTTCCTGGCCACCGGAATGCTGGCGACGTGGTCGGCAGAGGTGCGAGCGGACGACATCACCAACAAGCTGCCGCCGGGGCCGATTCGCGAACGGCACGAGCTGATGGAAGAGATCGGCGACCAGGCGGAGAACATCAACAACGCCTTCAACGTCGGCTCCGAAGGCTTCGACACCTCGATCATTCAACGCGCCGGCACGACCATCGCGATGGACGCGCACCGGATTCCGGACCTCTTCCCGAAGGGCAGTACCGATCCCAATTCCCGCGCCCTGCCGAAGATCTGGGAGAACTGGGACGAGTTCGTGAAGCTGGCGAAGCAGCTCGAGGATCAGGCCCAGAAGGTCTCCGCCGCGGCCGGCGCCGAGGACGACGAGGACCTCAAGGGAAAGGTCAAGAAGATGTTCGCGACCTGCAAGAGCTGCCACGATCAGTTCCGCAAGCCGAAGGACGAGAAGAAGAAGTAG
- a CDS encoding 3-hydroxyacyl-CoA dehydrogenase, with product MKVAGSVALVTGGASGLGLATVKELLAGGGKVMIVDRPQSDGATVAREIGAAFSPADVTSEGEVQAAVDETLNHFGAIHVNVNCAGTGAAMKTTGKAGPMPLEIFAKVIEINLIGTFNVLRLCATAMMKNTPNEDGERGVIINTASVAAYDGQIGQAAYSASKAGVVGMTLPIARDLASIGVRICTIAPGTFDTPMLAMLPDPARNALAAQIPFPSRLGKPPEFAALARHIVENAMLNGESIRLDGALRMPPK from the coding sequence ATGAAGGTTGCAGGATCAGTGGCATTGGTGACCGGCGGCGCGTCCGGCCTCGGGCTGGCGACGGTGAAAGAGCTGCTCGCCGGCGGCGGCAAGGTGATGATCGTCGATCGACCGCAGTCGGACGGCGCGACGGTCGCGCGGGAGATCGGCGCCGCGTTCTCGCCCGCCGACGTGACCAGCGAGGGCGAGGTCCAGGCGGCGGTCGACGAGACCCTCAACCACTTCGGCGCCATCCACGTGAACGTCAACTGCGCCGGCACCGGGGCGGCGATGAAGACCACCGGCAAGGCAGGGCCGATGCCGCTCGAGATCTTCGCCAAGGTGATCGAGATCAACCTCATCGGCACGTTCAACGTGCTGCGCCTGTGCGCCACCGCGATGATGAAGAACACGCCGAACGAAGACGGCGAACGCGGCGTGATCATCAACACCGCCTCGGTCGCCGCCTACGACGGCCAGATCGGCCAGGCGGCCTACTCGGCATCGAAGGCCGGCGTCGTCGGCATGACCCTGCCGATCGCCCGCGACCTCGCCTCGATCGGCGTCCGCATCTGCACCATCGCGCCGGGCACGTTCGACACGCCGATGCTGGCGATGCTGCCCGATCCGGCGCGCAACGCGCTGGCGGCGCAGATCCCCTTCCCGTCGCGCCTCGGCAAGCCGCCGGAATTCGCCGCCCTCGCCCGTCACATCGTCGAGAACGCGATGCTGAACGGCGAGTCGATCCGCCTCGACGGCGCGCTGCGGATGCCGCCGAAGTAG
- a CDS encoding SDR family NAD(P)-dependent oxidoreductase: protein MEIAGKVALVTGASRGVGRAVAVALAAAGADVACAARATDGAPLPLPGTIDETVRAVAATGRRGLAVPTNLADPEQVERMVAATLARFGRIDILVNNAAVTFPGDLALPMKRWDLIMAVNLRAALQATQLVADGMRARREGAIINVSSAAALFPVSGLMAYGMSKAAMERMSVDCAEQLRPFGVAVNTFRIDVPVASEGFVANLPDLDHGDWEPTAVPAEGILWMLRQPPHYTGHNVGMVELRQRHGIMPSRASRPFVVPPGHPAHGGASGSANDH, encoded by the coding sequence ATGGAGATCGCAGGAAAAGTGGCGTTGGTGACCGGAGCCAGCCGCGGCGTCGGGCGGGCGGTGGCGGTCGCGTTGGCCGCGGCCGGCGCCGATGTCGCCTGCGCCGCGCGCGCCACCGACGGCGCGCCGCTGCCGCTGCCGGGGACGATCGACGAGACGGTGCGCGCCGTCGCGGCGACCGGCCGGCGCGGGCTGGCGGTGCCGACCAACCTCGCCGACCCCGAGCAGGTGGAGCGCATGGTGGCGGCGACGCTGGCGCGCTTCGGCCGCATCGACATCCTGGTGAACAACGCCGCTGTCACCTTCCCCGGCGATCTGGCGCTGCCGATGAAGCGCTGGGACCTCATCATGGCGGTGAACCTGCGGGCGGCGCTGCAGGCGACGCAGCTCGTCGCCGACGGCATGCGGGCGCGGCGCGAGGGCGCGATCATCAACGTCTCCTCGGCGGCGGCGCTCTTCCCGGTCTCCGGTCTGATGGCCTATGGCATGTCGAAGGCGGCGATGGAGCGCATGAGCGTCGACTGCGCCGAGCAACTGCGGCCCTTCGGCGTCGCGGTCAACACCTTCCGCATCGACGTGCCCGTCGCCTCGGAGGGGTTCGTCGCCAACCTGCCGGACCTCGACCACGGCGACTGGGAGCCGACCGCCGTGCCGGCCGAGGGCATCCTCTGGATGCTGCGCCAGCCGCCGCACTACACCGGCCACAACGTCGGCATGGTCGAGCTGCGCCAGCGCCACGGCATCATGCCGTCGCGCGCCAGCCGACCGTTCGTCGTCCCGCCCGGCCATCCCGCCCACGGCGGGGCTTCGGGGAGCGCGAACGACCACTGA
- a CDS encoding cytochrome c translates to MGSARVRAVLGNVALLLLALPALADGDVERGKAVFALAAGCGCHNVADGTVGGGGREIATPFGTFYGTNITPDRETGIGDWTDEEIIAAIREGYARGKGVEAPVMPYYQYAGMSDADARALVAYLRTLPPVRRQNRDAEVSLPLPRLAYRAWRWLFAPRITPPAETPTDPTARGRYLAEHVSICGDCHTPRTRFGAFVDGMYLAGTDAGPDGKPVPNITSDSETGLGKWREGAFLEVLQTGMLPNADNVQGMMGEVVDGYGGGPGYSHAPEFELRSLAKYMKSVPPVRHQVRD, encoded by the coding sequence GTGGGGTCCGCGCGCGTTCGCGCCGTGCTGGGCAACGTCGCGCTGCTGCTGCTGGCGCTGCCGGCGCTCGCCGACGGCGATGTCGAGCGCGGCAAGGCCGTCTTCGCGCTGGCCGCCGGGTGCGGCTGTCACAACGTGGCCGACGGCACGGTCGGTGGCGGCGGGCGCGAGATCGCGACGCCGTTCGGCACGTTCTACGGCACCAACATCACCCCGGACCGCGAGACCGGGATCGGCGACTGGACGGACGAGGAGATCATCGCCGCCATCCGCGAGGGCTATGCGCGCGGCAAGGGCGTCGAGGCGCCGGTGATGCCGTACTACCAGTACGCCGGGATGTCCGACGCCGACGCGCGGGCGCTGGTCGCCTATCTGCGGACGCTGCCGCCGGTGCGGCGGCAGAACCGCGACGCCGAGGTGTCGCTGCCGCTGCCGCGCCTCGCCTATCGCGCCTGGCGCTGGCTGTTCGCGCCGCGCATCACGCCGCCGGCCGAGACGCCGACCGATCCCACAGCGCGCGGCCGCTACCTGGCCGAGCACGTGTCGATCTGCGGCGACTGCCACACGCCGCGCACCCGCTTCGGCGCCTTCGTCGACGGCATGTACCTGGCGGGCACCGACGCCGGCCCGGACGGCAAGCCGGTGCCCAACATCACCTCCGACAGCGAGACCGGCCTCGGCAAGTGGCGCGAGGGCGCCTTCCTCGAGGTGCTGCAGACCGGCATGCTGCCCAACGCCGACAATGTCCAGGGGATGATGGGCGAGGTGGTCGACGGCTACGGCGGCGGTCCCGGCTACTCGCACGCGCCCGAATTCGAGTTGCGCTCGCTCGCGAAATACATGAAAAGCGTGCCGCCGGTGCGGCATCAGGTGAGGGACTGA
- a CDS encoding 1-acyl-sn-glycerol-3-phosphate acyltransferase produces MGSAIRVASNSLRIALCALWTGVVGAALLIAIYPRYWYGLLRARAGRADILDRMLEANAALASWVARDLWTTVLLALTGIRLRVREAVPIDWSRTYVVCANHASLFDIFALIRALPPPYRFVAKRELTRWPIFGWLLRPAGQVIVDRANHAEAMRSVAEAALRRIRGQVVFFVEGTRTRSGELQPFKKGAFHFAVGNRLPVLPAAIRGSFAALARHPWWRLRPGNVIEVLFCAPIDPPPAIAGAAVDSLRDLTRDAIAGGLAG; encoded by the coding sequence ATGGGCTCCGCGATCCGCGTCGCCTCGAATTCGCTGCGCATCGCGCTCTGCGCGTTGTGGACCGGCGTCGTCGGCGCGGCGCTGCTGATCGCCATCTACCCGCGCTACTGGTACGGGCTGCTGCGCGCCCGCGCCGGGCGCGCCGACATCCTCGATCGCATGCTCGAGGCCAACGCGGCGCTGGCGAGCTGGGTGGCCAGGGACCTCTGGACCACCGTCCTGCTGGCCCTCACCGGCATCCGCCTGCGGGTGCGCGAGGCGGTGCCGATCGACTGGTCGCGCACCTACGTGGTGTGCGCCAACCACGCCAGCCTGTTCGACATCTTCGCGCTCATCCGCGCCCTGCCGCCGCCGTATCGCTTCGTCGCCAAGCGCGAGCTGACGCGCTGGCCGATCTTCGGCTGGCTGCTGCGGCCGGCGGGGCAGGTGATCGTCGACCGCGCCAACCACGCCGAGGCGATGCGCAGCGTCGCCGAGGCGGCGCTGCGCCGCATCCGCGGCCAGGTGGTCTTCTTCGTCGAGGGCACGCGCACCCGCAGCGGCGAGTTGCAGCCGTTCAAGAAGGGGGCGTTCCACTTCGCGGTCGGCAACCGCCTGCCGGTGCTGCCGGCGGCGATCCGCGGCAGCTTCGCGGCGCTGGCCCGGCACCCGTGGTGGCGGCTGCGGCCGGGGAACGTCATCGAGGTCCTCTTCTGCGCGCCGATCGACCCCCCGCCGGCGATCGCCGGCGCCGCGGTCGATTCGCTGCGCGATCTGACGCGCGACGCGATCGCCGGCGGCCTGGCCGGCTGA
- a CDS encoding DUF309 domain-containing protein, whose protein sequence is MDPTERSALLDAVDRYNRGDYLVAQEALESLFNRLPGDDQPLVRALMTMATAMHLHFRRGGGRGVLNLLRQAMVTLDEIGPEREGVATGELFEAAQAYLQELEGRRKPGAGFFDRWLAPKIRYRY, encoded by the coding sequence ATGGATCCCACCGAGCGCTCCGCGCTGCTCGACGCCGTCGACCGCTACAACCGCGGCGACTACCTCGTCGCCCAGGAGGCGCTCGAGTCGCTCTTCAACCGCCTGCCCGGCGACGATCAACCGCTGGTGCGCGCGCTGATGACGATGGCGACCGCCATGCACCTGCACTTCCGCCGCGGCGGCGGCCGCGGCGTCCTCAACCTGCTGCGCCAGGCGATGGTGACCCTCGACGAGATCGGCCCCGAGCGCGAGGGCGTCGCCACCGGCGAGCTCTTCGAAGCCGCGCAGGCCTACCTGCAGGAGCTCGAGGGCCGGCGGAAGCCGGGCGCCGGCTTCTTCGACCGCTGGCTGGCACCGAAGATCCGCTATCGCTACTAG